From Solibacillus sp. FSL W7-1464:
CGTAACATAGATTTGTCGCAATTCGGCCCCGTGGTGTTCTTTGGATAAATCCGATTTGCAGTAAATATGGTTCATATACATCTTCAATCGTAATGCGCTCTTCACCGATCGATGCCGCTAATGCATCCAATCCGACAGGACCTCCGCCGAATCGTTCAATCATTGACTGCATCAATTTATGATCGATATGATCCAGTCCGCGAGGGTCGACTTGCAATAGTTCAAGTGCCTGTTCCGCCAGACTTGTGGAAACAATGCCATCTGCCAGTACTTGTGCATAGTCACGCACACGCTTTAACAATCGATTTGCAATACGCGGAGTCCCACGGGATCTACGGGCAATTTCAAATGCCGCATGCTTATCGAGCGATACACCGAACAATTCGCCTGATCGGATAACAATTTCTGCAAGTGACTGTTCATCATAATATTCCAAGCGCGATAATACACCAAAACGGTCACGAAGCGGGGCAGATAAAGCACCTGCTCTCGTTGTTGCACCAACAAGTGTAAATGGGGGCAATTCCAATCGAATCGAACGGGCTTCAGGTCCTTTTCCGACTACGATATCCAGACAGAAATCTTCCATTGCCGAATATAGCACCTCTTCAATCGCTCTAGGCAGGCGATGAATTTCATCGATAAAAAGTACATCTCCTGCTTCAAGAGAGCTCAAAATCGCTGCCAGATCGCCAGGCCGTTCAATCGCAGGACCGCTCGTCATCTTTACATTTACATCCATCTCGTTGGCTATGACGATTGCTAACGTCGTCTTCCCTAAACCTGGTGGTCCATAAAGGAGAACATGGTCAAGACTTTCCTGACGTAGCTTAGCTGCTTTGATAAAGATTTCCAGGTTTTCTTTCACTTTATCCTGGCCTATGTATTGCACTAGTCGTTGCGGCCTTAAAGATAGCTCGAACTGCTGCTCGGCATCTGTTGCTTCACCAGAAAGTACACGGTCTGACATGATTCTCACTCCTTTTTATTTCAATTTCAACAACAGTTTTAACGCCTGCTTAATATAGGCGTCTGTCGTAGATAATTTTTCGTCTTCACTTAATTGCGGTCTGATTTTATCGAGTTCTTTTTCTGAATAGCCTAATGCGACAAGTGCCAGCATCGCTTCCTGCAACTCATGCTCATTCGGATTCACTCCAAATAATGGCAGTTCGTTTTCCGCGCTCGGTAGCTCGACTTGGTCAAGCAGCATGTCCAGCTTCCCTTTTAAATCGAGAATCATCTGACGCGCTGTCTTCTTCCCGACGCCCGGGAAACGGATTAAAAATGCTTCATCTTCCATTTCAATTGCCTGGATGACAGACGTTGGATTTCCGCTCGCTAAAATAGCAAGTGCACCTTTTGGGCCGATGCCTGATACCTGAATCAGTTTTTTAAATAATTCACGTTGCTCCAAACTATTGAACCCATATAAATTTTGGGCATCTTCACGTACTTGCAGTGACACATAGATTTGTTGTTCACTTGCAGATGCACGGAATGCAAATGGATTTGGTGTATAAAGCATCCAGCCAATCCCTTGTTGCTCTAATACAATATATTCTGGGGTAACCCTAGTAACCTGTCCTTTTAAATAATCATACATCGTTTTATCCCTCACATTTCTTGCTCTATTATAGCATAAGAACTGTGAATTACCGAACGTATGTTGCTTCAAAAAGAAAAGACCGTCCTTAAAGACAGCCTTTAATAGTTTATCATATTCTTTTCCATCTATCATCGATAATAAACTGCGAATTAATTTTGCAATGTATCAATTTGCCTTGCAAAAGAATCATAATTTTTCATCCAGTCATGTACAATCGATTGAATAAATGGGTAGCAGGAAAGCTTTTGCCGGTCGCTGAGTTTCAAATAGAATAGACATTCCCTTAATATTTCATTCGGGAAAAACAGATAATGAAGCTTTTCCTGCGCTTTATGCAAATAATGATGGTCATTAACAAGTGGCTGAATTTCATACTGAACATGCGGCAATACACGATGAATCCATAAAATAATTTCATCTGATGCCTCTCCTAAAGAGGCTAAATCAAAATCGATAAGTTTTACGTCTTCACCACGTAGCATCACATTATGATGAACAACATCCCCATGTAAAATCGTTTGCTTTTCACTTGGAACTGTAATTTGGGCCATTAAACCTAAGGCATAGGAAGCATGATTGACTAAAATATCGTAATTGCTTTTTAATAAACGTCTCAGTTCTCTTTCATGGTTGATAAAACGCTCGAATCTCCTCGTCCACTTCTCCTGTAATCGATACGCGGACAAGATACCCAATTCCGCCCAAGGAATGACTTCATTTGTTTCATGCAGTTTTTCGATTGCATGCAGGGAAAGCTGCTGATGTTCAAAACGTTTATACTCCGCACTTTTCCCTTCAAACCAAAACTGCTTTAATATATGCGGC
This genomic window contains:
- a CDS encoding phosphotransferase, with translation MKYYENGFVAQKVKAIHRELENIQFPYHIPLVENEEPHILKQFWFEGKSAEYKRFEHQQLSLHAIEKLHETNEVIPWAELGILSAYRLQEKWTRRFERFINHERELRRLLKSNYDILVNHASYALGLMAQITVPSEKQTILHGDVVHHNVMLRGEDVKLIDFDLASLGEASDEIILWIHRVLPHVQYEIQPLVNDHHYLHKAQEKLHYLFFPNEILRECLFYLKLSDRQKLSCYPFIQSIVHDWMKNYDSFARQIDTLQN
- the ruvB gene encoding Holliday junction branch migration DNA helicase RuvB; protein product: MSDRVLSGEATDAEQQFELSLRPQRLVQYIGQDKVKENLEIFIKAAKLRQESLDHVLLYGPPGLGKTTLAIVIANEMDVNVKMTSGPAIERPGDLAAILSSLEAGDVLFIDEIHRLPRAIEEVLYSAMEDFCLDIVVGKGPEARSIRLELPPFTLVGATTRAGALSAPLRDRFGVLSRLEYYDEQSLAEIVIRSGELFGVSLDKHAAFEIARRSRGTPRIANRLLKRVRDYAQVLADGIVSTSLAEQALELLQVDPRGLDHIDHKLMQSMIERFGGGPVGLDALAASIGEERITIEDVYEPYLLQIGFIQRTPRGRIATNLCYDHFGYPPTQNE
- the ruvA gene encoding Holliday junction branch migration protein RuvA, giving the protein MYDYLKGQVTRVTPEYIVLEQQGIGWMLYTPNPFAFRASASEQQIYVSLQVREDAQNLYGFNSLEQRELFKKLIQVSGIGPKGALAILASGNPTSVIQAIEMEDEAFLIRFPGVGKKTARQMILDLKGKLDMLLDQVELPSAENELPLFGVNPNEHELQEAMLALVALGYSEKELDKIRPQLSEDEKLSTTDAYIKQALKLLLKLK